The genomic stretch CGACTATCCCGCTCTTTATCCCGCCTGATTTCACGACGCGGGCGAGACGCAAACTCGCCCGCGTCCGCAACGATTTTAATACGCCCTCCGGGCCCACAATGCCGGCTGGCTGAAATCATCTGGGAAAGCTCTCCGCCTCAGAGCGCCGGCGCCCTCTGGAGATCACCATGCGGTTGATTTCACCAGACCGGGCGCCCGGTGCGCATTCCGTGCAAATTCAGGCCGAGCTTCGCAGCATCAGTTCGGCGTTGAGCAGAATGCGCCCGCTTTCGCGTTTCGCCGCCTTTTCATCCAGCCGCGCCAGCAGCAGCTCGATGGCCATTCGACCGATCTCGTTGTAGTTCTGCGCGACCGTCGTGATCGGAGGGCAGGCGTAGCGCGACAATGGATGGTCGTCGTGTCCGGCAACCCGCAGGTCGCAATCCGCGCCATGGCCGACCTTCAGGCCGAGCTGGAACGCGGCGCCGATCACGCCGAAGGCAACACGGTCGTTGGCGCAAAGCACCGTCTTCGTCGGGAACCCTTGCGCCTGCAGGATGCGAAGCGCTTCGTCAAAGCCGAATTTTTCGAAATCCCATGATCTGATGTCGGCGACGGGCACGATTTCTGGCGCCATCTTGAACTGCTGCATGGCCTCGACATAGGCGTCCTGGCGTGCCGAGGCGTTGTTGTTGACGAGCGGCATGGCGAAGTAGCAGGGGGGCTCGCCAGACCTGCAGAGATAGTCGACGATGAGCCTGAAGCTCTGCCTGTTGTCGGTGCCGACGAACGAGGAGGTCTCATCAAGCGGCGAGTCGACATAGATCAGCGGGATGCTCGATCCGAGTTCGGCCAGGATCCTGTGGTGCGACTGCACGCCGAGCGGCGCGATGATGGCGCCGGCGATGTTCATCGATCGGAAGGTCTGGATCGCCTGGTCTTCCATTTCGGGGCGACCGTCGGAGGAGAGCACGAACGCCAGGAAGCCGGCTTCATTGGCGATCGTCTCGATGCGGCGCGTCAGCGCCATGTAGAACGGATCCGTCGAATTCGGGATGATGACGCCCAGTATGTTGCTGCGGCGGCGATTGAGATTGACGGCGAACATGCTCGGTCGGAAGTCGGACTTCTTCAGCGCGGCCTCGATCGCGCTGCGGGTGTTTTGCCTCACCGAACCGGGATCGTTGAAATATTTGGAAACCGTCGTGCGGGACAGACCGACAAAGGCGGAAAAATCCTCCATCGTTCTTATCGTCTTCGCCATCCATGGCCCCCTGTTTGAACCCGCCGTCTCGACCTTCTACTTGAGTCACCTATTTGCGCAAAGCCGGAGGGTTTTTCTCCCGGGTGCGCAAACGATCGGCCAGCAAGCGGAAGCCGCATGGCCCGGTCTAGGCTTGCGCGGAGAACTGCACCTTCATCGTCGTTGGGTCGCCGCTGCTCTTGGCAAAGAACGGCAGCAATTGCGACAGCGGCAACTGATGGCTGACAAGCCGCGCCATCGTGCCGTCGTCGCGTTTGAGGATATCGAGCGCCTGCGGGATGTTGCGGTTCAACGAATGCGAACCGGCCAGCTTGATCTGCCGGCGGAAGATTTCGAACGGCGCGACCGAGATCCTGGCATCGGGCGCGCAGACGCCGAAGACCAGTGCCGTGCCGCCATCGGCGGTGAAGCCGATCATGCCTTCGACCACCTTGGCGACGCCGGTGGCGTCGGCGACGAAATCGAAGCCGCGCGCCCGCGCCGACAGTGCCTGCGATCCGGACATCAACGGTTCCAGCCCGAGCGCCTCGGCGAAGGCCAGGCGCTGTTCGCTGATGTCGGCGACCGCCACGCTTGCCACGCCCTTGGCCCTGAGCGACAGCGCCAGAAGCAGGCCGATCGGCCCGGCGCCGAAGACCAGCGCATTGCCGGGTATGCTCTTGCCGGCCTCGACGCCTGCGGCACCGAGCCCGTTGAGGACACAGGCGAGCGGCTCGGCAAGGGCCGCCGTATCGAAGGCAAGATCGCCGATGCCATGCAGATGGTCGACGGCAACCACGCTGAATTCGGCGAAGCCGCCATTTTCGGTGACGCCGTAGGCCTTCAGGCTGGCGCACAGATTGGTCAGGCCTTTCCGGCAGGCGGCGCAGTGGCCGCACGGTATGTTGGGATCGACGGCAACCCTGTCGCCCGGCTTGACGGTGGTGACATCGTCGACGACCGCCTCGACCGTGCCGGCATATTCGTGGCCGGGGACCAGGGGAAACGCACCTTCGCCGTAGCGGCCATGCAGCACCTCGATGTCGGTATGGCAAAGGCCGGCGGCGCGGACGCGCACCAAAGCGTGTCCAGGCTTGACCTTTGGCAACTCCAGATCCGCCATGCCGGCGACGCCCGCAGCGGTAAATCGGATGGCCTTCATTGCAGTCTCCCTTGTCCTGGCAGCTAAGGCTTGGCGCGCGTCAGCTCATCCAGTTGCCGCCATCGACATTATAGGTTTGCGCCAAGATGTAGTCGCTGTCGGACGAGGCGAGGAACACTGCAAGCCCGGCAATATCCTCGGGGTTGGCGAAGCGGCCGATCGGCACGGACTTGGCCACCGCCGCCTTCTTCTCACCGGGATTCAGGCCCTCCCAGCGGGCGAAGTGAGCGTCGACGACCTCCCAGTGTTCGCCGTCGACGACGCCGGGCGCGATGGCGTTGACGTTGATGCCATGCTTGACCAGCGCTAGTGCCGCCGACTGCGTGGCCGAGATGATCGCTGCCTTGGAGGCGCAATAAAGCGTCACCAGCGCCTCGCCGCGGCGGCCGGCCTGGCTTGC from Mesorhizobium sp. NZP2077 encodes the following:
- a CDS encoding LacI family DNA-binding transcriptional regulator, which codes for MEDFSAFVGLSRTTVSKYFNDPGSVRQNTRSAIEAALKKSDFRPSMFAVNLNRRRSNILGVIIPNSTDPFYMALTRRIETIANEAGFLAFVLSSDGRPEMEDQAIQTFRSMNIAGAIIAPLGVQSHHRILAELGSSIPLIYVDSPLDETSSFVGTDNRQSFRLIVDYLCRSGEPPCYFAMPLVNNNASARQDAYVEAMQQFKMAPEIVPVADIRSWDFEKFGFDEALRILQAQGFPTKTVLCANDRVAFGVIGAAFQLGLKVGHGADCDLRVAGHDDHPLSRYACPPITTVAQNYNEIGRMAIELLLARLDEKAAKRESGRILLNAELMLRSSA
- a CDS encoding zinc-dependent alcohol dehydrogenase family protein, whose product is MKAIRFTAAGVAGMADLELPKVKPGHALVRVRAAGLCHTDIEVLHGRYGEGAFPLVPGHEYAGTVEAVVDDVTTVKPGDRVAVDPNIPCGHCAACRKGLTNLCASLKAYGVTENGGFAEFSVVAVDHLHGIGDLAFDTAALAEPLACVLNGLGAAGVEAGKSIPGNALVFGAGPIGLLLALSLRAKGVASVAVADISEQRLAFAEALGLEPLMSGSQALSARARGFDFVADATGVAKVVEGMIGFTADGGTALVFGVCAPDARISVAPFEIFRRQIKLAGSHSLNRNIPQALDILKRDDGTMARLVSHQLPLSQLLPFFAKSSGDPTTMKVQFSAQA